One Aquarana catesbeiana isolate 2022-GZ linkage group LG06, ASM4218655v1, whole genome shotgun sequence genomic region harbors:
- the LOC141147545 gene encoding up-regulator of cell proliferation-like, which yields MESYLVSKLTLRTILDIGPEISKDNKPQKIEDVIWCTLWRIMALDSTARNTLLNTDEKNELADLDNYEDTQNESSIHPLDALCVLLHCSDNFLQQEIVTKMAMCQFSVPLLLPPFDGGSPCIFMLWAMRDIVKKWRPQSLANSKGFREKNVVNISMPVISFVRLGKTKLSKSKILNQILNPIQQHHNFFIHDNMEGGIFERKISEGLVEMSWYFPSGKCDVFPEPFAVTNLRGDLETNWDQFTFLAKVSSAIFIFIETIDEREFQLLSKCSQSDTKFCVVVTPVSGKDIEKEMKKCLEDLLPVLRIDRANVILKKRTENDVMLTEKIQRKIKLILESTGKSISLKDLPKYFSGHPFVTDESTDECQKGRDHANKITREIKDVTEYKMTTMKLQGLLWKQLSEIDKELCRMKNQGEQDAETHQCHLLQKRSALHAKQYKHQIPKGIELFMHALNDLSLKERQYFLKWMKFNLDAIVRDNLSKLQAIYKEKCNNLAQNKRELRDLDQKISNSCLGVEHFLREMGQFYEAEWSTAKHTVIEQNKKKFADLPKIAADLLLDGFPLELIDGDASNIPLQWITDVLTELDKKTGGQCKLRVITVLGVQSTGKSTLLNTMFGLQFPVDSGRCTRGAFMTLLNVKEDFQEKLGCQFILVIDTEGLKAPELASLEGSYEHDNELATLVVGLSDITIVNMAMENTEEMRDVLQIVVHAFLRMKEIGLKPNCQFAHQNVSDVSANDQNMRHRKLLLENLNEMTKIAAKMEKKYGISAFTDVMKYDLNKDNWYVPGLWQGDPPMAPVNLGYSSQVHELKLYLFKFMDAQKSNSNQLNISNFITWIKSLWRSVKHEKFIFSFRNSLVAKAYNRLSVEYSSWEWDFCKTIHNWVISEENNIKNQSEDICESNIEELQNILLEEENKMIASLEKYFETTENINLIERYRVEFKLSIKSLRNKLEINALNKCHEAVCIQKMKRKIQDIQIRSQALIEERITHLLQRYSQNNHEVSKQEIQQEFNLVWQKTLAEMQLEELKRCNVDTSILLLLKSDLSSKGPHINETLIKVKSLSQYANKGLTLDSRHIDLAWTSFPRKSIFVQQELYGKIGALADSIIEMSDKYIKEKISSLEDYNEIYSKELLHMINTKLNSKDVKKFQFTSDFELDLKLLIFGKASQAFQKLHDKFLQENDPKLCLERLKDQYLSTVLSIPGGEHPTPSRANRFCELCLKLAIKDYLFKHLGQKIVDEILTENVTFSSRSFFQCIVLEELLEEMSIQKYAEYINSYESFIMRWILTRIINKYCISPALETLQEHILSSINKKIKTVLKNERCLKSKTVASFLENFCKLLKKDLVISREEMKVIAFHHTGNVEQFSSDIEHYLKETQQQIQSELRHMALGSLLYTVTVKPQDELFMKVVGCRMQCPFCKVPCEVRGEDHKIHEASMHRPQGLGNFQWDEDKNLIIDICSTHVVANCSFRNLDTEWKLHPCKEYGTIYPDWNIQPDASIESSDYWKYVFVQLNENFAELYEAKPAELPEVWKQITKEQALRSVKKVFNTSRSSTTMK from the coding sequence ATGGAAAGCTATTTAGTTTCAAAGTTGACATTAAGGACCATTCTAGATATTGGGCCAGAAATCTCTAAGGACAATAAGCCCCAGAAAATAGAAGATGTAATCTGGTGTACTCTGTGGAGGATCATGGCTCTGGACAGTACTGCAAGGAATACCCTGCTCAATACAGATGAGAAAAATGAACTCGCTGACCTTGATAATTATGAAGATACACAAAATGAAAGTTCCATTCACCCCCTGGATGCCCTGTGTGTTCTCCTGCATTGTTCAGATAATTTTCTACAGCAAGAAATTGTAACCAAAATGGCCATGTGTCAGTTTTCTGTCCCTCTACTGCTCCCCCCATTTGATGGTGGGTCACCATGCATCTTCATGCTGTGGGCAATGAGAGACATTGTGAAGAAGTGGAGACCTCAGTCACTAGCTAACAGTAAAGGGTTCAGAGAAAAAAATGTGGTGAATATTTCCATGCCAGTCATTTCCTTTGTAAGATTGGGGAAGACCAAGCTGTCTAAATCTAAAATCCTGAATCAAATTCTTAATCCAATCCAGCAGCATCACAACTTTTTCATCCATGACAATATGGAGGGCGGTATCTTTGAGAGAAAAATATCTGAAGGACTTGTGGAAATGTCCTGGTATTTTCCCTCTGGTAAATGTGATGTTTTTCCAGAACCCTTCGCAGTTACCAACCTACGTGGGGACCTAGAGACCAACTGGGACCAGTTCACATTTCTAGCAAAAGTTTCATcagctatatttatatttatcgaGACAATCGATGAGAGAGAATTCCAGCTGTTATCAAAATGCAGTCAGAGTGACACCAAGTTTTGTGTTGTCGTTACTCCGGTTTCAGGAAAAGATattgaaaaagaaatgaaaaaatgtcTAGAGGACCTTCTCCCAGTATTAAGAATTGATAGAGCAAATGTTATCCTGAAGAAGAGAACAGAAAATGATGTTATGTTAACGGAAAAAATCCAAAGGAAAATTAAACTAATTCTAGAAAGCACTGGCAAATCTATTTCACTGAAAGATTTACCAAAATATTTCAGTGGGCATCCTTTTGTGACAGATGAAAGCACTGATGAATGCCAGAAAGGAAGGGACCATGCAAATAAAATCACTCGAGAAATAAAAGATGTGACAGAGTATAAAATGACAACTATGAAATTACAAGGACTTCTTTGGAAACAATTGTCTGAAATAGATAAAGAACTTTGTAGAATGAAAAACCAAGGAGAACAAGATGCAGAAACGCATCAATGTCATCTCCTACAAAAGCGCAGTGCACTTCATGCAAAACAATATAAACATCAAATCCCCAAGGGTATAGAGCTGTTTATGCATGCTCTAAATGATTTGTCTCTGAAAGAGAGACAATATTTTCTAAAATGGATGAAATTTAACCTTGATGCGATAGTTAGAGACAATTTGTCTAAGCTGCAAGCAATCTATAAGGAGAAATGTAACAATCTGGCCCAAAACAAAAGAGAACTTAGGGACCTGGATCAGAAAATCTCTAACAGCTGTTTAGGAGTGGAACACTTTCTACGTGAAATGGGCCAGTTTTATGAAGCTGAATGGTCTACAGCGAAACACACAGTaattgaacaaaacaaaaaaaaatttgctgaCCTTCCAAAAATAGCTGCTGATCTTCTGTTGGATGGGTTTCCATTAGAGCTGATTGATGGAGATGCTTCCAACATTCCCCTGCAATGGATAACGGATGTCCTTACTGAGCTGGACAAGAAAACAGGGGGACAATGCAAACTGAGAGTGATAACAGTACTGGGAGTGCAAAGTACAGGAAAATCCACCCTCCTCAACACCATGTTTGGTTTGCAGTTCCCGGTGGACAGTGGAAGATGCACACGAGGAGCCTTCATGACTCTTCTTAATGTGAAAGAGGACTTTCAGGAAAAGCTGGGCTGTCAGTTCATTTTGGTTATTGACACTGAGGGGTTGAAAGCTCCAGAGTTGGCCTCTTTGGAGGGCAGCTATGAACATGACAATGAATTGGCCACGCTAGTGGTGGGGTTGAGTGATATCACCATAGTCAATATGGCCATGGAAAACACAGAAGAAATGAGGGATGTTTTGCAAATAGTGGTCCATGCTTTTCTTAGAATGAAAGAAATAGGATTGAAACCCAACTGCCAGTTCGCACACCAGAATGTCAGTGATGTATCAGCTAATGATCAGAACATGAGACACAGAAAGTTATTACTAgaaaatctaaatgaaatgacaaaaATAGCTGCCAAAATGGAGAAAAAATATGGCATCTCAGCTTTCACCGATGTGATGAAGTATGATCTAAATAAAGACAATTGGTACGTTCCAGGCCTGTGGCAGGGAGACCCACCAATGGCGCCAGTAAATCTTGGTTACAGCTCACAGGTACACGAGCTTAAACTGTATTTGTTTAAATTTATGGATGCTCAGAAATCTAATAGCAATCAACTGAACATTTCAAATTTTATTACATGGATAAAAAGCTTATGGAGATCGGTCAAACATGAAAAATTTATCTTCAGTTTTAGGAACAGCCTGGTGGCCAAAGCCTACAATAGATTGTCTGTAGAATACTCCTCGTGGGAGTGGGATTTTTGTAAAACAATTCACAACTGGGTGATCAGTGaagaaaataacataaaaaatcagTCTGAAGATATATGTGAAAGTAACATAGAAGAACTACAGAATATTCTTCTGGAGGAAGAGAACAAAATGATTGCATCTCTTGAAAAATATTTTGAAACCACTGAAAATATTAATCTCATTGAAAGATACAGAGTGGAATTCAAATTAAGTATAAAGAGCTTGAGAAACAAACTTGAAATAAACGCTCTTAATAAGTGCCATGAGGCTGTATGCATCCAGAAAATGAAAAGGAAAATCCAGGACATTCAAATAAGATCCCAGGCATTGATCGAAGAAAGAATAACACATCTTCTGCAAAGATATAGCCAGAATAATCATGAAGTAAGTAAACAAGAAATTCAACAGGAATTTAATTTGGTGTGGCAGAAGACATTAGCAGAGATGCAGTTGGAAGAACTAAAGAGATGTAATGTGGATACTTCTATTCTTCTCCTTCTCAAAAGCGACCTGAGCAGCAAAGGACCTCATATAAATGAAACATTAATCAAGGTTAAGAGTTTAAGTCAATATGCAAACAAAGGTCTTACACTGGATTCACGGCACATTGATCTTGCATGGACCTCATTTCCACGAAAATCAATATTTGTTCAGCAAGAGCTTTATGGCAAGATTGGCGCTCTAGCAGATTCCATCATTGAAATGAGTGACAAGTATATAAAAGAGAAGATTTCTTCCTTAGAGGATTACAATGAAATATACTCTAAAGAGCTACTACACATGATCAATACAAAGCTAAACAGCAAGGATGTCAAAAAGTTTCAGTTTACTTCAGATTTTGAGCTGGATCTCAAACTTTTAATTTTTGGAAAAGCATCCCAAGCCTTCCAGAAGCTACATGATAAGTTTCTTCAAGAGAATGACCCTAAACTTTGTCTAGAAAGACTAAAAGATCAATACTTGTCTACAGTTCTTAGTATCCCTGGAGGAGAACATCCAACTCCGAGCAGAGCTAATCGTTTTTGTGAGCTGTGCTTAAAACTAGCAATAAAGGATTATCTTTTTAAACATCTTGGGCAAAAAATAGTGGATGAGATTTTAACTGAAAATGTCACATTTAGCAGCAGAAGTTTTTTCCAATGTATTGTTTTGGAGGAGCTGCTGGAAGAAATGTCGATACAAAAATATGCTGAATACATCAATTCTTACGAGAGCTTTATAATGCGATGGATCTTAACTCGCATCATTAACAAATACTGCATTTCTCCAGCTTTAGAAACCTTGCAGGAACATATTCTGTCATCCAttaacaagaaaataaaaacagtCCTTAAAAATGAAAGATGCCTGAAAAGTAAAACTGTGGCTAGTTTTTTGGAGAATTTTTGCAAACTTTTAAAAAAAGATTTAGTGATTTCACGGGAAGAGATGAAAGTTATCGCTTTTCACCACACAGGGAATGTTGAGCAGTTCTCATCAGATATTGAACACTACCTCAAAGAGACACAACAACAAATCCAATCAGAACTTAGACATATGGCTTTAGGGTCTCTACTTTACACAGTGACAGTGAAACCTCAGGATGAATTGTTCATGAAGGTGGTTGGTTGTAGAATGCAGTGTCCCTTCTGCAAAGTCCCCTGTGAGGTCAGAGGTGAAGACCATAAGATACATGAAGCATCTATGCACAGACCCCAAGGGCTAGGAAACTTCCAATGGGATGAGGATAAGAACCTTATTATTGACATCTGTTCCACTCATGTTGTAGCTAACTGTAGCTTCAGAAATTTAGACACAGAATGGAAACTGCATccatgcaaagagtatggcacaatatATCCAGATTGGAATATTCAGCCAGATGCCAGTATTGAGAGCTCAGATTACTGGAAGTATGTCTTTGTGCAATTGAATGAAAACTTTGCAGAACTATATGAGGCAAAACCAGCTGAGCTTCCCGAAGTCTGGAAGCAAATAACAAAAGAGCAAGCTCTTCGCAGCGTGAAGAAAGTATTTAACACTTCAAGATCCTCTACGACAATGAAGTGA